The window ATGGATAAGGTGGCTGCTGCCGCAGGTGTTTCTAAAGCAACGGTTTACAGCCACTTTCAGGGCAAACAGGGGTTGTTTACAGCACTCGTGCAGCGATTAGCATGTAAGAAAGAAATCTTCAGTTTAGAAAGGCTGCAATCGGTACAGGACGATCCAGCTTCGTTTTTGAGACGCTTTGCGATCGGGATGCTGGAGAATGTCGCTGACGATCCCCAGGTTCTTACGTTTCTCAGAATTATTATTGGCGAGTCAGGACGATTTCCTGAGTTAGCACGGGCGTTCGTGCAGAACATCGAAAAACCAACCCTTGAGCTACTCTCGCAATACTTTGCATCCCATCCTGAACTACAGATTCCCGATCCAGAAGTCGCGGCACGAATGTTTGTTGGGACACTGGTTCATTTCGTGATTCTGCGGGATGTGTTGCATAGTGGTGATCTTGTGCCAATGGAACGCGATCGGCTTCTCGATAACTTACTGCACGTAATTATTGGTAACAAGGGTGGAGGAGGTCATACTTAAGCAGTAGCAAAGTCGGAATACTCACGCATAGAAGGATGATGGAAGCCCACTACGATTTTTTTCTTAGAGATGCCCATCTCTTCGAGTTCTTTATCGACTTCAACAGCCGAAGGTATCGATCACTTTGACGCAAGGGCTATATTTGCTTGGTGCGAGATATTGATATTTGGCATCGCTGATACTAGAACTTCTTATTATAGTTATAGTTCAAGTGTACTTAAAATGCGCTCACAGTACATTCACCAGAGCAAAAATACCTGGCGATTGTAAATCGCGGCTACAAAAACAAAGCCTGCCTCCGCAGGCTAAATTGAGTCCGCGTAGGCGGACTTCGTTTTTATAGCCCCAGACTTTTAGTCTGTGGGCGATTTGCTTTCTTCAATCAAGATGTAATTCAACTTATCCTCAATAAACATCAATTGCCACTTATTGTTGTGGATACAGAGCTAGAGGAGATTGTGCAATGGATAAACTAATTGAATATCCAAAGCTATTGAAGCGTATTTTGACTGAGTATATTGAGTTGTGCTGGTCTTCCTAAAGAAGACATTGTGTTGGCATTCCATGACCCTAAAACTCGACAGTACACTGATTTTGCCGTGGCGTGAGCCGTTCCAGCAAGCTAACAGTGAAGTTAGGCTGCTGTGAATACACGGGCTATCCCTGAGAATGTTAGCCTAACAATAACTTTGAGCCAAAGGACTTTCATTACCATGCAGATTAGCATTGAACTTCCAGATAGTGTTTTTTCAGCACTCCGTAGTAATCCAGAAACGTTTGTTCAAGAAATGCGTTTAGCTGCTGGTGTCAAATGGTATGAGCTTGGCATTGTCTCCCAATCTAAGGCAGCTGAAATCGCAGGTGTCAGCCGTCACCAATTTTTGGAAGCCCTTAACCGCTTTAACGTTTCCCCCTTTCAAGTCACTCCCGAAGAATTAGCAGAGGAATTGGCGCGTGAATAGACGATGGGTGGTAAATGCTTCCCCATTGATTGTGCTTGCCAAGATTAGTCAGATTCATCTGCTCTCGGAACTTTGTGGTGACATCATTGTTCCTAATGGTGTTGTCGCAGAAATCAACATTGCACCGGATGATAATCCTGCTAAACTCTGGATGGTAGCACTTAGACTTGTTGATGAGTAGTAAGGATTACTCATAGCGTACTTTCTTAGATTTAATTACCTCAATTACATCATCGTGTCTTTGCCCCTCAATAATGTCCTTTAGATGAATTTGTCCATTGATGTATTGAACGTGAATGCGCCAACCTGAGACTTTATCAATATCAGCACGATAAATTGCCTGCTTCACACCCTTTACTTTGTGTAGTCTCGTTTTGGGAAAGTTCCTTGTTCTGTGACACTCGTTGTCTTCAAGCTCTGCCAAAGCTTCAAGAAAACCAATCTTTAGCTCGTCATCTGGCAAAATCTTCATGGCTTCGTGAATAATGCCAAATTCATCACATAGAGTCAGGGTTTGTGCCATAAACAAACTTACGAAATTTGGGCAGCTTCTCGATTGTGGTGAAGTAGATTTTGATACAAAGACTCGGCTACACTTTTATACGCTTGATCGAGTTCATTGTGTTTAACTACTCGGAAAAGAGTAAAGATAACTTGCCCAAAAATTGGATCTTCG of the Allocoleopsis franciscana PCC 7113 genome contains:
- a CDS encoding TetR/AcrR family transcriptional regulator produces the protein MKKTKSVDRELSAEKTNAILDGAMQEFLANGYAATSMDKVAAAAGVSKATVYSHFQGKQGLFTALVQRLACKKEIFSLERLQSVQDDPASFLRRFAIGMLENVADDPQVLTFLRIIIGESGRFPELARAFVQNIEKPTLELLSQYFASHPELQIPDPEVAARMFVGTLVHFVILRDVLHSGDLVPMERDRLLDNLLHVIIGNKGGGGHT
- a CDS encoding element excision factor XisI family protein, coding for MPSAVEVDKELEEMGISKKKIVVGFHHPSMREYSDFATA
- a CDS encoding UPF0175 family protein; its protein translation is MQISIELPDSVFSALRSNPETFVQEMRLAAGVKWYELGIVSQSKAAEIAGVSRHQFLEALNRFNVSPFQVTPEELAEELARE